Proteins encoded within one genomic window of Oncorhynchus mykiss isolate Arlee chromosome 27, USDA_OmykA_1.1, whole genome shotgun sequence:
- the LOC110507923 gene encoding eukaryotic translation initiation factor 4 gamma 1 isoform X11: protein MPLRLGNCASRMSSQQAEAGAYYPAQQQYTSSVPAAPVIMNPPPQQQQPPPQQQIHPKRERKQVQIIIRDPNQGGRDITEEIMSGGTRSGTTPTPPQVSDDSSESSISGSEGPAVGQADGENVTPVVVRPDDRGNPAATLITSPPALSKTPELVKTYPAPTEVKLPDTNSKSPSLSQDLPTPPSVTTTHHTTVPTTPQPSTSPIADMMDAPAAAPAPSAPEVPAYPAPLPEPRPTPAAEEHPSATKEEREEVKIKEEVAEARQEVTTSSKPEPSLAPVITPSSNTNGISATQPPPAKEEEPAALSINMPTPQAAEPPPESPIAQPEELRLPNGLPLPSPQDPEKMSAESSECDVSPIAEPEVAQLQSEAPMPKLMPVAVTATPAPVVKATPAPVVKATPAPVAQATPAPVAQATPAPVAQATPAPVAQATPAPVAQATPAPVSQATPALAETATTTVVTAPRVEDEMDSPPPQSTTPAGESSMQAAVSVPKKKRKMKDLNKKEAVGDLLDAFKEEQVVESTPEPEQATPTSASDAKEPRPANTPAVEEVEETWEEKEDKLDAENIEPKPEDLKYQYKEELCRPIDPEEKKRYDRDFLLGFQFISAAMSKPEGLPQISDVVLDKANKAPLRQLDPSRLPGMNMGPDFTPSFANLGRPGMGGGGGGGHRGGPPSGMGGGGPRRSQQGQRKEPRRIINISSSLTEDVKLNKAEKAWKPAVKKATSGQAAPEEESDDSEQAKTQELFKRVRSILNKLTPQMFQQLMKQVTELTIDTEERLKGVIDLIFEKAISEPNFSVAYANMCRCLIGLKVPTTDKPGVTVNFRKLLLNRCQKEFEKDKDDDVIFEKKQKELDAAATEEKDRLKAELEEAKDKARRRSLGNIKFIGELFKLKMLTEAIMHDCIVKLLKNHDEESLECLCRLLSTIGKDLDFEKAKPRMDQYFAQMDKIIKEKKTSSRIRFMLQDVLDLRRNTWVPRRGEQGPKTIDQIHKDAELEEHREVLKVQQQLLNQNTRGGVGGRGGGGRDQGSRGGQHPQTGQRSQPQDEGWNTVPISTKSRPIDTSRLSKITKPGALDFNNQLLAPQLGGKGMWGSWGKGSSGGTTGAKPAGEATPESGGRPATSTLNRFSALQPQQPSSSGPSHDSDRRVPQRNSSSRDRGSDRFERHDRGSNDRFDRRDDRRDDRDRNRPPVTKRSFSRETEEHSREREHRSPADPVRRVASMTDDRSSRDRARSKDNVKSEAALTPPPAQNKPALSEEMLEKKSTAIIEEYLHINDMKEALQCVVEMNSTPLLFVFVRSGLESTLERSPIVRERMGLLLHQLYKAGTLPKEQYYRGLQEILEVAEDMAIDVPHIWLYLAELITPMLHEGGIPMGQLFKEISKPLVPQGMAGVLLVQILTLLCKGMSHKKAGAMWREAGLSWKDFLPEDEDVNKFVTEKNVEFTLGGGDDETEKSRKKELSSEELNKQLDRLIQDKADNQRIYDWVEANLDETQMSSNMFVRAVMTSICQSAIICENPYKLDAKVITRRAKLLHKYLKDEQKELQALYALQALMVEMEQPANLLRMFFDTLYDEDVIKEEAFNKWESSKDPAEMQGKGVALKSVTAFFTWLREAEDEESDNNS, encoded by the exons ATCATAATACGAGACCCTAACCAGGGTGGTAGAGACATCACTGAGGAGATTATGTCAGGGGGCACCCGCAGTGGCACCACCCCCACACCCCCACAGGTGAGCGACGACTCTTCAGAG TCGTCTATATCTGGATCAGAGGGCCCAGCCGTTGGCCAGGCCGACGGGGAGAACGTGACACCTGTCGTGGTCAGACCAG ATGACCGAGGGAATCCTGCAGCCACTCTCATAACTAGCCCCCCAGCCCTGTCTAAAACCCCTGAACTGGTCAAGACTTACCCTGCCCCAACAGAGGTCAAACTCCCAGACACAAACAGTAAATCCCCTTCCTTATCCCAGGACCTACCCACACCCCCGTCGGTAACTACCACCCACCACACTACTGTCCCTACTACCCCCCAACCCTCAACTAGTCCCATTGCAGACATGATGGACGCTCCAGCTGCTGCTCCAGCCCCATCTGCCCCTGAAGTGCCCGCTTACCCTGCACCCCTGCCTGAACCCCGCCCCACTCCTGCAGCTGAGGAGCATCCCTCAGCTACCAAGGAGGAGCGGGAGGAAGTGAAGATTAAAGAGGAGGTGGCGGAGGCTAGGCAGGAGGTGACTACATCATCCAAACCTGAGCCTTCCCTTGCTCCAGTGATCACCCCTAGCAGCAACACTAATGGTATCTCTGCCACCCAGCCACCCCCAGCCAAGGAGGAGGAGCCAGCAGCCCTGTCCATCAACATGCCCACCCCCCAGGCAGCAGAACCCCCCCCGGAGTCTCCTATCGCCCAGCCAGAGGAGCTCAGGCTGCCCAATGGCCTGCCGCTCCCCAGTCCCCAGGACCCTGAGAAGATGTCTGCTGAGTCGTCGGAGTGTGACGTCAGCCCCATTGCTGAGCCTGAGGTGGCTCAGTTACAGAGCGAGGCACCCATGCCTAAACTGATGCCTGTTGCAGTCACAGCAACGCCCGCCCCCGTTGTCAAGGCGACGCCCGCCCCCGTTGTCAAGGCGACGCCCGCCCCCGTTGCCCAGGCGACGCCCGCCCCCGTTGCCCAGGCGACGCCCGCCCCCGTTGCCCAGGCGACGCCCGCCCCCGTTGCCCAGGCGACGCCCGCCCCCGTTGCCCAGGCGACGCCCGCCCCCGTTAGCCAGGCGACGCCCGCCCTAGCTGagactgctactactacagtTGTAACTGCTCCCCGTGTAGAAGACGAGATGGACTCTCCACCACCACAGAGCACCACACCAGCCGGGGAGAGTTCTATGCAAG CTGCTGTTTCTGTGCCAAAAAAAAAGAGGAAGATGAAGGATCTGAACAAGAAGGAGGCTGTTGGAGACCTCCTGGATGCCTTTAAGGAG GAGCAGGTAGTGGAGAGCACTCCTGAGCCAGAGCAGGCCACACCCACTTCTGCCTCTGACGCTAAGGAGCCCCGCCCAGCCAACACCCCTGCAGTCGAAGAGGTGGAGGAGAcgtgggaggagaaggaggacaaaCTGGATGCAGAGAATATCGAACCCAAGCCCGAGGATCTGAAGTACCAGTACAAAGAGG AACTATGTAGGCCTATAGAcccagaggagaagaagaggtatGACAGGGACTTCCTGCTGGGCTTCCAGTTCATCAGTGCCGCCATGTCCAAGCCTGAGGGCCTGCCTCAGATCAGTGACGTGGTGCTGGACAAG GCCAATAAGGCCCCTCTCCGCCAGCTGGACCCCAGCCGTTTGCCAGGGATGAACATGGGCCCCGACTTCACACCCTCGTTTGCCAACCTTGGCAGGCCTGGaatgggaggaggaggtggaggtggccACAGAGGAGGACCA cctTCTGGTATGGGTGGTGGAGGACCGCGTCGCTCCCAGCAGGGCCAGCGTAAGGAGCCAAGGAGGATCATCAACATCTCTTCGTCTCTGACGGAAGACGTGAAGCTCAACAAGGCTGAGAAGGCCTGGAAGCCCGCTGTCAAGAAGGCTACCAGTGGGCAAGCTGCTCCTGAGGAGGAGAGCGACGACTCGGAACAGGCCAAGACCCAGGAGCTGTTCAAGAGGGTCCGTAGTATCCTGAACAAGCTGACCCCTCAGATGTTCCAACAGCTGATGAAGCAGGTCACAGAGCTGACCATCgatacagaggagaggctgaagGGAGTGATAGATCTGATCTTTGAGAAGGCCATCTCTGAACCCAACTTCTCCGTGGCCTACGCCAACATGTGCCGCTGCCTTATCGGG CTCAAAGTCCCCACCACAGACAAGCCGGGAGTCACTGTGAATTTCCGCAAGCTGCTTCTGAACCGCTGTCAGAAGGAGTTTGAGAAGGACAAGGACGATGATGTCATCTTTGAGAAGAAGCAGAAAGAGCTGGACGCTGCAGCCACG GAGGAGAAGGATCGCCTgaaggcagagctggaggaggCCAAAGACAAGGCACGGCGGCGGTCGCTAGGCAACATCAAGTTCATTGGTGAGCTATTCAAGCTGAAGATGCTGACGGAGGCCATCATGCACGACTGCATCGTCAAGCTGCTGAAGAACCACGATGAGGAGTCACTAGAGTGCCTCTGTAGACTCTTGTCAACTATAGGGAAGGACCTGGACTTTGAAAAGGCAAAG ccACGTATGGACCAGTACTTTGCCCAAATGGACAAGATCATCAAGGAGAAGAAGACATCGTCCAGAATCCGCTTCATGCTGCAGGACGTACTGGACCTCAGGAGG AACACGTGGGTCcccaggagaggagagcagggcccCAAGACCATAGACCAGATCCACAAGGATGCTGAGCTGGAGGAGCACAGGGAGGTTCTCAAGGTGCAGCAGCAACTCCTCAACCAGAACACCCGAGGAGGAGTTGGAGGACGTGGTGGTGGAGGAAGAGATCAGGGAAGCCGCGGGGGCCAACACCCCCAGACGGGCCAAAGGAGTCAGCCCCAGGACGAGGGCTGGAACACAGTTCCCATCTCCACCAAGAGCAGACCCATCGACACCAGCCGACTCAGCAAGATCACTAAG cCCGGGGCTTTGGACTTCAACAACCAGCTGCTGGCGCCCCAGCTCGGGGGTAAGGGCATGTGGGGCAGCTGGGGCAAGGGCAGCAGTGGAGGCACCACCGGAGCCAAACCCGCTGGTGAAGCCA CCCCAGAGTCAGGAGGCCGCCCTGCCACCAGCACCCTCAACAGGTTCTCAGCATTGCAGCCACAGCAGCCCTCCTCCTCAGGGCCCTCACATGACTCGGACAGAAGAGTTCCTCAGAG GAACAGCTCGAGCCGGGACCGTGGCAGCGACAGATTTGAGCGTCATGACCGTGGCAGCAACGACCGCTTCGACAGGCGGGATGACCGGCGAGACGACCGGGACAGGAACCGGCCCCCGGTCACCAAGCGGAGCTTTAGCAGGGAGACGGAGGAgcacagcagagagagggagcaccGCTCCCCTGCTGATCCTGTACGCCGTGTAGCCAGCATGACCGATGACCGGAGCAGCAGAGACCGAGCCAGGAGCAAAGACAATG TGAAGAGTGAAGCTGCTCTGACCCCCCCTCCTGCCCAGAACAAACCTGCCTTGAGTGAAGAAATGCTGGAAAAGAAGTCCACAGCTATCATAGAGGAGTACCTACACATCAACGACATGAAG GAGGCGCTGCAGTGTGTAGTGGAGATGAACAGCACCCCGCTGCTCTTTGTGTTTGTACGGAGTGGTCTAGAGTCCACTCTGGAGCGCAGCCCCATCGTCAGAGAACGCATGGGCCTGCTGCTGCACCAGCTGTACAAGGCAGGGACCCTGCCCAAAGAGCAGTACTACAGAGG GCTTCAAGAGATACTGGAGGTGGCGGAGGACATGGCCATAGACGTCCCCCACATCTGGCTCTACCTGGCTGAGCTTATCACCCCTATGCTTCACGAAGGAGGCATCCCCATGGGACAGCTCTTCAA GGAGATATCCAAGCCCCTGGTTCCACAGGGGATGGCTGGAGTTCTGCTGGTCCAGATCCTCACCTTACTCTGCAAAGGAATG AGCCATAAAAAGGCAGGCGCCATGTGGAGGGAGGCGGGGCTTAGCTGGAAAGACTTTCTGCCTGAGGACGAGGACGTCAACAAGTTTGTGACAGAAAAG AATGTGGAGTTCACCCTGGGAGGAGGAGATGATGAGACAGAGAAGAGCAGAAAGAAAGAGCTGAGCTCAGAGGAGCTGAACAAACAGCTGGACAGACTCATACAGGACAAGGCTGACAACCAGAGGATCTATGATTGGGTCGAG GCTAACCTGGACGAGACGCAGATGTCCTCCAACATGTTTGTCAGAGCAGTCATGACATCCATCTGCCAGTCAGCCATCATCT GTGAGAACCCTTACAAGTTGGATGCGAAGGTGATCACCCGGAGGGCCAAGCTGCTCCACAAGTACCTGAAGGATGAGCAGAAGGAGCTGCAGGCTCTCTACGCCTTGCAGGCCCTCATGGTGGAGATGGAGCAGCCTGCCA ACCTGCTGCGGATGTTCTTTGACACGCTGTACGATGAGGACGTGATCAAAGAGGAGGCCTTCAACAAGTGGGAGTCCAGCAAGGACCCCGCAGAGATGCAGGGTAAGGGTGTGGCCCTGAAGTCCGTCACCGCCTTCTTCACCTGGCTCCGTGAGGCCGAGGACGAGGAGTCTGACAACAACAGCTAG